The following coding sequences are from one Mycolicibacterium aichiense window:
- a CDS encoding nitroreductase family deazaflavin-dependent oxidoreductase has translation MTTDSPGARLFNAVSNVLRRPAMRPVTRAVSGLHSAAYRVSGGKAQNPKYPTMLLTVTGRKTGKSRTVPLIYIEDGDRFVIAAAYSGSDTDPVWWLNVKANPSAQVQVRETTVPVNATEADADERDELWRRLVQMYPYFADYETRTTRQIPVIVLTPTAT, from the coding sequence GTGACGACTGATTCCCCGGGGGCGCGTCTCTTCAACGCCGTGAGTAACGTGCTGCGGCGCCCGGCCATGCGACCGGTGACCCGGGCGGTCAGCGGACTGCACTCCGCGGCGTACCGGGTGAGCGGCGGCAAGGCCCAGAACCCGAAGTATCCGACGATGCTGCTGACCGTGACCGGACGAAAGACCGGCAAGTCGCGGACCGTGCCGCTGATCTACATCGAGGACGGCGACCGGTTCGTCATCGCGGCGGCCTACTCGGGCAGCGACACCGACCCAGTGTGGTGGCTGAACGTGAAAGCCAATCCCTCTGCGCAGGTTCAGGTCAGGGAGACGACAGTGCCGGTCAATGCCACCGAAGCCGACGCCGATGAGCGCGACGAGCTCTGGCGACGACTGGTGCAGATGTATCCGTACTTCGCCGACTACGAGACACGCACGACGCGTCAGATCCCGGTCATCGTCCTGACTCCGACGGCGACGTGA
- a CDS encoding Lrp/AsnC family transcriptional regulator — MSEESSRSDARPAMSPKDVRAELDDVDRRILATLHADARISNSALADAVGIAPSTCHGRVRRLQDIGVIRGFYTDIDPAAIGLSLQAMISVSLQSNARGKILSFIEHIRRKPQVMDVYFLAGADDFIIHVAARDTDDLRSFVVENLNSDADVAGTQTSLIFEHLRGAAPL, encoded by the coding sequence ATGAGTGAAGAATCGTCGAGATCCGATGCTCGTCCGGCGATGTCGCCGAAGGATGTTCGGGCTGAGCTGGACGACGTCGACCGACGGATTCTGGCCACCCTGCACGCGGACGCGCGCATCTCCAACAGCGCACTGGCGGACGCTGTCGGTATTGCACCGTCGACCTGCCACGGGCGGGTGCGCAGGCTGCAGGACATCGGCGTGATCCGCGGCTTCTACACCGATATCGATCCCGCTGCGATCGGGCTGTCGTTGCAGGCGATGATCTCGGTGAGCCTGCAATCCAACGCCCGCGGAAAAATCCTCAGCTTCATCGAGCACATCCGGCGCAAACCACAGGTGATGGACGTGTACTTTCTGGCCGGCGCCGACGATTTCATCATCCACGTGGCCGCCCGTGACACCGACGACCTGCGCTCGTTCGTCGTCGAGAACCTCAACTCCGACGCCGACGTGGCGGGAACCCAGACGTCGCTGATCTTCGAGCACCTGCGCGGTGCCGCTCCGCTCTAG
- a CDS encoding M16 family metallopeptidase, translating into MPRPPAASGPALRRGRRLSSEAPVAVRRTVLPGGLRVVTEYVPSVRSASVGVWVNVGSRDEGPTVAGAAHFLEHLLFKATPRRTAVEIAQSVDAVGGELNAFTAKEHTCYYAHVLDDDLELAVDLVADVVLNGVCAPHDVELERDVVLEEIAMRDDDPEDALGDVFLSAMFGDHPVGRPVIGSVDSVSGMTRSQLHSFHVRRYTPERMVVAVAGNIDHDEVVRLVRKHFGAHLVKGRTPQAPRKGTGRPAGAPRLELISRDAEQTHLSLGVRVPGRHWPHRWALSVLNTALGGGLSSRLFQQIRENRGLAYSVYSSVDSFSDAGALSVYAACLPERFDEVVRLTTEVLEGVARDGITEAECRIAKGSIRGGLVLGLEDSASRMHRLGRSELNYGEYRSVASTLERIDEVTLDQVNAVARQVLNKPFGAAVLGPHKSKRSLPQQLRTIRS; encoded by the coding sequence ATGCCGCGACCGCCAGCAGCTAGCGGCCCCGCACTTCGCCGCGGCCGGCGCCTCTCCAGCGAGGCGCCGGTTGCGGTGCGGCGCACCGTTCTTCCCGGTGGTCTGCGGGTCGTCACCGAGTATGTGCCTTCGGTGCGCTCGGCCTCGGTGGGCGTCTGGGTGAACGTCGGTTCCCGCGACGAAGGTCCGACAGTCGCCGGTGCTGCGCACTTCCTGGAGCACCTGCTGTTCAAGGCGACACCGCGTCGCACCGCTGTGGAGATCGCGCAGTCCGTCGACGCTGTCGGCGGTGAGCTCAACGCATTCACCGCCAAGGAACACACCTGCTACTACGCCCACGTTCTGGACGACGATCTGGAGTTGGCCGTCGATCTGGTGGCCGACGTGGTCCTCAACGGTGTGTGCGCACCGCACGACGTCGAACTGGAACGCGACGTGGTGCTCGAAGAGATCGCGATGCGAGACGACGATCCTGAAGACGCCCTGGGCGACGTGTTCCTGTCGGCGATGTTCGGTGACCACCCGGTCGGACGGCCGGTGATCGGCAGCGTCGATTCGGTGTCGGGAATGACCCGATCGCAGCTCCATTCATTCCATGTGCGCCGCTACACCCCGGAGCGGATGGTCGTGGCGGTCGCGGGCAACATCGATCATGACGAGGTAGTCCGGTTGGTGCGCAAGCACTTCGGCGCACATCTGGTCAAGGGCCGAACACCGCAGGCTCCGCGCAAGGGCACCGGCCGGCCGGCCGGCGCGCCCAGGCTGGAGCTGATCAGTCGTGACGCCGAGCAGACCCATCTGTCGCTGGGTGTTCGGGTACCGGGGCGGCACTGGCCACATCGCTGGGCTTTATCGGTGCTCAACACCGCCCTCGGCGGTGGATTGAGTTCCCGACTCTTCCAACAGATTCGGGAGAACCGCGGGCTGGCTTATTCGGTGTACTCCTCGGTTGACAGCTTCTCGGATGCCGGGGCATTGTCGGTGTATGCGGCCTGCCTTCCGGAGCGCTTCGACGAGGTGGTGCGGTTGACCACCGAGGTTCTCGAGGGTGTCGCGCGTGACGGCATCACCGAGGCGGAATGCCGCATCGCCAAGGGTTCGATCCGCGGCGGACTGGTGCTCGGCCTGGAGGACTCGGCGTCACGCATGCACCGTCTCGGTCGCAGCGAGCTGAACTACGGTGAGTACCGCAGCGTCGCGAGCACTCTGGAGCGCATCGATGAAGTCACCCTGGATCAGGTCAATGCGGTCGCCCGCCAGGTGCTGAACAAGCCGTTCGGTGCAGCCGTCCTGGGGCCACACAAATCCAAACGATCTCTGCCGCAGCAACTTCGGACGATCAGGAGCTAG
- the bla gene encoding class A beta-lactamase, with the protein MSLSRRRLLITGTAATVLAACGVKSSPAHPTLSDPAEPLPPVGQRIADLEKRHNAFVGLYAQNLDSKLDLAHRDGDPFAMCSTFKAYLSARVLQKAQAGELLLTDTVLVDPAELKPNSPRTEPNAGQPMAISDLCAAALQVSDNTAANMLLRAIGGPPAITAFARSIGDDRSRLDRWETELNTALPGDPRDTSTPRALGGGLARVLTGDVLDGSHRKQLEDWMRANTTSSMRAGLPAGWTTADKTGSGDFASTNDVGIAFGPGGERVLLAIMTRTQSDDAQAAPLRQLIAEVATLALPEVTRPR; encoded by the coding sequence ATGAGCCTGTCTCGGCGACGCCTTCTGATCACTGGCACTGCGGCGACCGTTCTCGCGGCCTGTGGCGTCAAGTCCTCACCGGCCCATCCGACTCTGAGTGACCCGGCCGAGCCGTTGCCGCCCGTCGGGCAGCGCATCGCCGATCTGGAGAAGCGGCACAACGCATTCGTCGGGCTCTACGCCCAGAACCTGGATTCCAAGCTGGATCTGGCTCACCGAGACGGCGACCCGTTCGCGATGTGCTCGACGTTCAAGGCCTACCTTTCGGCTCGGGTGCTGCAGAAGGCGCAGGCGGGGGAGTTGCTGCTGACGGACACGGTGCTGGTCGACCCGGCGGAACTGAAACCCAACTCCCCGCGCACCGAGCCCAATGCCGGTCAGCCCATGGCTATTTCAGATCTGTGCGCGGCGGCGCTGCAAGTCAGCGACAACACCGCGGCCAACATGTTGCTGCGGGCCATCGGCGGACCGCCGGCCATCACCGCCTTCGCCCGGTCGATCGGGGATGATCGCAGCCGGCTGGACCGCTGGGAGACCGAGCTGAATACGGCCCTTCCCGGCGATCCGCGCGACACCAGCACGCCGCGGGCGCTCGGCGGTGGGTTGGCCCGGGTGTTGACCGGAGACGTTCTCGACGGATCGCACCGCAAGCAGCTCGAGGACTGGATGCGTGCCAATACCACCTCGAGCATGCGGGCTGGGTTGCCTGCGGGCTGGACGACCGCTGACAAGACCGGTTCCGGTGACTTCGCCAGCACCAATGACGTCGGGATCGCGTTCGGGCCGGGCGGCGAACGCGTTCTGCTGGCGATCATGACCCGCACACAATCCGACGATGCGCAGGCCGCGCCGTTGCGTCAGCTCATCGCCGAGGTGGCGACGCTGGCGTTGCCGGAGGTGACGCGCCCGCGATGA
- a CDS encoding polyprenyl synthetase family protein, with the protein MTSASPASTTESCARGPKPSAARPLDDYLALCKEACDGEIARLYGPGERDQGGLYDLILDYPLRGGKALRPALSIATCLGLGGHLEAVLPTAATLELYHNAFLIHDDIEDESWWRRGKPTLHIDHGVPIAINVGDAMLSLSLQPLLDNVERVGLGPALRILRAVAKMTRLTVDGQALELDWVRANSWRLDDADYLKMVELKTSWYTFITPLQAGAIAAGARPERMAPLESFGRHLGAAFQITDDLLNLRGDPQEYGKEIGGDLWEGKRTLMLLYTLRHAEPKDQSRALAILAKRRPSPDGEGLTDLLDRLAAQGELSQSGRDELEARLQSHHPSECKSISDIRWLFDLMHDVGSLRHARDVAATHAHRAAAELATLDWFPHSRHRDVLADLVDYVHGRTR; encoded by the coding sequence ATGACCTCGGCCTCGCCGGCATCTACCACTGAGTCATGTGCACGCGGCCCGAAGCCGTCGGCCGCCCGCCCGCTCGACGATTACCTCGCGCTGTGCAAAGAAGCGTGTGACGGTGAGATCGCGCGGCTGTACGGGCCAGGTGAACGTGACCAGGGCGGCCTCTACGATCTGATCCTCGACTATCCGCTGCGCGGCGGGAAGGCGCTGCGGCCTGCGTTGAGCATCGCGACATGCCTCGGGCTAGGCGGCCATCTCGAGGCGGTGCTCCCTACGGCGGCCACCCTGGAGCTCTACCACAACGCATTTCTGATCCACGATGACATCGAGGACGAATCCTGGTGGCGGCGAGGCAAACCCACCTTGCACATCGACCACGGTGTCCCGATTGCGATCAATGTCGGCGACGCCATGCTCTCGCTGTCACTGCAACCACTGCTCGACAACGTCGAGCGGGTGGGACTCGGACCCGCACTGCGTATTCTGCGGGCGGTCGCCAAGATGACCCGCCTGACCGTCGACGGCCAGGCGCTGGAACTCGACTGGGTGCGCGCCAACAGTTGGCGGCTCGACGACGCCGACTACCTGAAGATGGTGGAACTGAAGACCAGTTGGTACACCTTCATCACCCCGTTGCAGGCCGGAGCCATCGCTGCGGGGGCACGCCCCGAGCGGATGGCGCCGTTGGAGTCCTTCGGACGGCATCTCGGCGCCGCCTTCCAGATCACCGACGACCTGCTCAATCTTCGGGGCGACCCGCAGGAGTACGGCAAGGAGATCGGCGGGGATCTGTGGGAAGGCAAACGAACCCTGATGCTGCTGTACACCCTGCGGCATGCCGAACCGAAGGATCAGTCTCGCGCCCTGGCGATTTTGGCCAAACGCCGCCCGAGTCCTGACGGTGAGGGGCTGACCGACTTGCTCGATCGGCTGGCGGCACAAGGCGAATTGTCCCAGTCGGGGCGCGACGAGCTCGAGGCTCGCCTGCAGAGCCACCATCCCTCGGAGTGCAAGAGCATCAGCGACATTCGCTGGCTGTTCGACTTGATGCACGACGTCGGGTCGCTGCGGCATGCACGCGATGTCGCCGCGACACATGCGCATCGGGCAGCCGCGGAGCTGGCAACGCTCGATTGGTTCCCACACAGCCGGCACCGCGACGTGCTGGCCGATCTCGTGGACTACGTGCATGGGCGGACGAGATGA
- a CDS encoding nitronate monooxygenase — protein MPFSLQDLALPILGAPMAGGPSTPALAAAVSDAGGLGFVAAGYLPADRFAEVIAGARALTSAPIGVNLFVPQPSAAHADELERYRDLLAPLAEHYGAEIPRPHPDDDGWQAKLDVVADTAPEVASFTFGCPAPEIIARLRDRGVLVAVTVTSLDEAGVAAGAGAEALVVQGPEAGGHRGTFDPVVRPGDEPLDSLLSAIVAAYDLPVIAAGGLSGAADVRRVLDGGAAAAQAGTAFLLAEEAGTNAAHRAALTDENFTETVVTRAFSGRYARGLANDFTARYDDVAPLGYPEVNQMTGPLRRAAVAAGDPHGTNLWAGTAWREISGGSATDIVAALAGDAR, from the coding sequence GTGCCTTTCAGCCTGCAGGATTTGGCGTTACCGATTCTCGGTGCACCAATGGCAGGCGGTCCGAGCACGCCCGCTCTGGCGGCCGCGGTGTCCGACGCCGGCGGTCTGGGTTTCGTAGCAGCCGGTTACCTGCCAGCGGACAGATTCGCCGAGGTGATTGCCGGCGCCCGCGCGTTGACGTCGGCACCAATCGGCGTGAACCTCTTTGTGCCGCAGCCGTCGGCGGCACATGCCGATGAGCTGGAGCGCTACCGCGACCTGCTCGCCCCACTTGCCGAACACTACGGTGCCGAGATCCCGCGGCCCCATCCCGACGACGACGGGTGGCAGGCCAAACTCGACGTGGTCGCCGATACCGCACCGGAGGTGGCCTCGTTCACCTTCGGCTGCCCGGCACCGGAAATCATTGCCCGTCTGCGTGATCGGGGCGTACTGGTTGCGGTGACGGTCACCAGCCTCGACGAGGCGGGGGTCGCTGCCGGCGCGGGCGCCGAGGCTCTGGTGGTGCAGGGCCCGGAAGCGGGCGGCCATCGCGGGACGTTCGATCCCGTCGTCCGGCCGGGCGATGAGCCGTTGGACTCGTTGCTGTCGGCGATCGTCGCGGCCTACGACCTGCCGGTGATCGCAGCGGGTGGTCTGTCCGGTGCGGCGGATGTCCGGCGGGTGCTGGACGGGGGAGCGGCCGCGGCGCAGGCTGGCACCGCGTTCCTGCTGGCCGAGGAGGCCGGCACCAACGCAGCCCACCGCGCAGCGCTGACCGATGAGAACTTCACCGAAACGGTGGTGACACGGGCCTTTTCCGGGCGGTATGCGCGCGGCCTGGCCAATGACTTCACCGCCCGCTATGACGATGTGGCACCGCTGGGCTATCCGGAGGTCAACCAGATGACCGGGCCGCTGCGCCGCGCCGCCGTCGCCGCGGGCGATCCGCACGGAACCAATCTGTGGGCGGGCACCGCGTGGCGGGAGATCAGCGGGGGCAGCGCAACCGACATCGTGGCGGCATTGGCTGGCGACGCCCGATGA
- a CDS encoding SCP-2 sterol transfer family protein yields the protein MAEQVSSLLRRSVDHLAVDVPASYRLLVAELGPLIVELDVGDDIFSVHAGGERFEVSDGRAQSAGVRVRTSRTAILDLIDAKVGLDDAVEAGVVSVHGCLDDVERAHDTLRAYIHGAVRAASVPGLLSELRAGAP from the coding sequence ATGGCTGAACAGGTGTCGTCGCTCCTCCGGCGGTCAGTGGACCATCTCGCTGTCGATGTCCCCGCCAGTTACCGGTTGCTGGTTGCCGAACTCGGTCCACTGATCGTTGAACTCGACGTCGGTGACGACATCTTCTCTGTACACGCCGGCGGTGAACGATTCGAGGTGTCGGACGGCCGCGCGCAGTCAGCCGGCGTCCGGGTCCGAACGTCACGAACCGCCATTCTCGATTTGATCGACGCCAAAGTCGGACTCGACGACGCCGTGGAGGCCGGCGTGGTGTCCGTACACGGCTGTCTCGATGACGTCGAGCGCGCCCACGACACATTGCGGGCATACATACACGGTGCCGTCCGGGCGGCCTCGGTACCCGGGCTGCTGTCGGAACTGCGGGCAGGCGCGCCATGA
- the ald gene encoding alanine dehydrogenase gives MRVGVPTEIKNNEYRVAITPAGVSELVRRGHEVIVQAGAGEGSAIHDDDFKAAGAQIIAGADQVWAEADLLLKVKEPIEAEYGRMRKDQTLFTYLHLAASRPCTDALLASGTTSIAYETVQTADGALPLLAPMSEVAGRLAAQVGAYHLMRTQGGRGVLMGGVPGVAPAKVVVIGGGMAGDNAAAVAWGMGAHVTVFDLNINILRKIDAEYGGAIETRYSSRLDLEDAVKQADLVIGAVLVPGAKAPKLVTNATVAQMKPGAVLVDIAIDQGGCFEDSKPTTHDDPTFRVHDAVFYCVANMPGAVPRTSTYALTNATMPYVIKLADKGWQAACGSDPALAKGLSTHHGQLLNHEVANDLDLPYTDPAGLMA, from the coding sequence ATGCGCGTCGGTGTCCCGACCGAGATCAAGAACAACGAATACCGCGTCGCCATCACCCCGGCCGGCGTGTCCGAACTGGTCCGACGCGGTCACGAGGTCATCGTCCAGGCCGGCGCCGGTGAGGGTTCCGCCATCCACGACGACGACTTCAAGGCCGCCGGTGCGCAGATCATCGCCGGCGCCGACCAGGTGTGGGCCGAGGCCGATCTGCTGCTGAAGGTCAAGGAGCCCATCGAGGCCGAATACGGCCGGATGCGCAAGGACCAGACCCTGTTCACCTATCTGCACCTGGCCGCCTCCCGCCCGTGCACCGATGCCCTGCTGGCATCCGGCACCACGTCGATCGCCTACGAGACGGTGCAGACTGCCGACGGAGCGCTTCCTCTGCTGGCCCCGATGAGCGAGGTCGCAGGCCGGCTCGCCGCGCAGGTTGGCGCCTACCACCTGATGCGCACCCAAGGCGGTCGCGGCGTGCTGATGGGCGGCGTTCCCGGCGTGGCCCCGGCCAAGGTCGTCGTCATCGGCGGCGGAATGGCCGGCGACAACGCCGCCGCCGTCGCGTGGGGTATGGGCGCACACGTCACCGTGTTCGACCTCAACATCAACATCCTGCGCAAGATCGATGCCGAGTACGGCGGAGCGATCGAAACCCGCTACTCCTCGCGACTCGATCTCGAGGACGCTGTCAAGCAGGCCGATCTGGTCATCGGCGCCGTGCTGGTCCCGGGCGCCAAGGCCCCGAAGCTCGTCACGAATGCGACTGTGGCACAGATGAAACCGGGTGCGGTGCTGGTGGACATCGCCATCGACCAGGGAGGCTGCTTCGAGGACTCCAAGCCCACCACGCACGACGACCCGACCTTCCGCGTGCATGACGCAGTGTTCTACTGCGTGGCGAACATGCCCGGCGCTGTCCCGCGCACCTCGACGTACGCACTGACCAACGCGACCATGCCGTACGTCATCAAGCTCGCCGACAAGGGCTGGCAGGCCGCATGCGGATCCGATCCGGCTCTCGCCAAGGGCTTGTCCACCCATCACGGACAGCTGCTCAACCACGAGGTCGCCAATGACCTCGATCTGCCCTATACCGATCCGGCCGGCCTGATGGCCTGA
- the dapB gene encoding 4-hydroxy-tetrahydrodipicolinate reductase, whose amino-acid sequence MRVAVLGARGKVGTTMCDAVRAADDLTLSAEVDAGDALSLLTDNDTEVVIDFTHPDVVMDNLKFLIDNGIHAVVGTTGFTDERLDTVRSWLADHPESAVLIAPNFAIGAVLSMHFAQKAAPYFESVEVIELHHPHKADAPSGTATRTARLIAEARKGLPPNPDATSTGLDGARGADVDGVPVHSIRLTGLVAHQEVLFGTLGETLTIRHDSLDRTSFVPGVLLAVRQVATRPGLTIGIEPLLDL is encoded by the coding sequence ATGCGAGTTGCGGTCCTGGGAGCCAGAGGCAAAGTCGGAACCACGATGTGCGACGCCGTCCGCGCGGCCGACGACCTGACGCTGAGCGCCGAGGTCGACGCCGGTGATGCGCTGTCGCTGTTGACCGACAATGACACCGAGGTGGTCATCGACTTCACCCATCCCGATGTGGTGATGGACAACCTGAAGTTCCTCATCGACAACGGGATCCACGCCGTCGTCGGCACCACCGGCTTCACCGACGAGCGCCTGGACACCGTCCGGTCGTGGTTGGCCGACCACCCCGAGTCAGCGGTTCTGATCGCCCCCAACTTTGCGATCGGCGCCGTGTTGTCGATGCATTTCGCGCAGAAGGCCGCGCCCTATTTCGAATCCGTCGAAGTCATCGAGTTGCACCACCCGCACAAGGCCGACGCTCCTTCGGGCACTGCGACCCGTACCGCCCGGTTGATCGCCGAGGCGCGAAAAGGCTTGCCGCCCAACCCTGATGCCACCAGTACCGGCTTGGATGGAGCTCGCGGCGCCGACGTCGACGGGGTGCCGGTGCACTCCATTCGGCTGACCGGTCTGGTCGCACATCAAGAGGTGCTGTTCGGCACGCTCGGGGAGACGCTGACCATCCGGCACGACAGCCTGGACCGCACGTCGTTCGTGCCCGGTGTCCTGCTCGCAGTCCGCCAGGTCGCCACCCGGCCCGGCCTCACCATCGGAATCGAACCGCTGCTGGACCTGTGA
- a CDS encoding flavodoxin family protein → MKRLLLVHHTPSPHCQEMFEAVLAGATDPEIDGVEVIRRPALTCSAADMLHADAYLLGSPANLGYISGALKHAFDQSYYQILDSTRGRPFGVYLHGNEGTEGAQRAVDGIAAGLGWVRAAETVIVSGKPTKDDLEACWNLGATVAAGLME, encoded by the coding sequence ATGAAGCGTCTACTGCTCGTGCATCACACGCCGTCGCCGCACTGCCAGGAGATGTTCGAGGCCGTGCTCGCCGGTGCGACCGACCCGGAGATCGACGGAGTCGAGGTGATCCGCAGGCCGGCACTGACGTGCTCGGCCGCCGACATGCTCCATGCGGACGCTTACTTGCTGGGTAGCCCCGCCAATCTCGGCTACATCAGCGGTGCGCTCAAACACGCTTTCGACCAGTCCTACTACCAGATCCTGGATTCCACCCGAGGTCGTCCGTTCGGCGTCTATCTGCACGGTAACGAGGGCACCGAGGGGGCGCAGCGTGCCGTCGACGGCATCGCCGCCGGGCTGGGCTGGGTGCGAGCCGCCGAGACGGTCATCGTGTCCGGCAAGCCGACCAAGGATGATCTCGAGGCGTGCTGGAATCTCGGCGCGACGGTCGCGGCCGGGTTGATGGAGTGA
- a CDS encoding PE-PPE domain-containing protein: protein MFKKSGLAVAISAALIAAAPVGNAATVLTIEGGFVGMQHLVHFVPTQLHGDLCKSPNHCQPVDYFAFPTNAFTAQGATNVQQAIARLPADEQIVLFGHSQGGQVVYADLRRFAADPATAPDPSRLTWVSIGNPENPYGGRRPKTESSTTPWLPVDTAYTGTEVIRQYDGWADWPDDTRNLLAVANALAGMFSIHTNYRNVDLNDPNNVRYTPDVAGQPGNVTYVWVPTKTLPLVAWAGPLAPALDKKLRPIIEKAYHRPVDIPDPHAPASASKRTATKVAKPDSKPKPKSSTASSARRK, encoded by the coding sequence ATGTTCAAGAAATCTGGATTGGCCGTAGCAATCAGCGCCGCGTTGATCGCGGCAGCGCCGGTGGGCAATGCCGCCACGGTGCTGACGATCGAGGGCGGTTTCGTGGGGATGCAGCACTTGGTGCACTTCGTGCCCACCCAGCTGCACGGCGACCTGTGTAAGAGCCCGAATCATTGTCAGCCCGTCGACTACTTCGCGTTTCCCACCAACGCTTTCACCGCTCAGGGAGCGACGAACGTGCAGCAGGCAATCGCGCGCCTGCCTGCTGACGAGCAAATCGTTCTCTTCGGCCACAGCCAAGGCGGACAGGTCGTGTACGCCGACCTGCGCAGGTTTGCCGCGGACCCGGCCACTGCACCCGATCCGTCCCGGCTGACCTGGGTCTCGATCGGCAACCCGGAGAATCCGTACGGGGGTCGGCGACCCAAGACCGAGAGCTCGACCACCCCCTGGCTGCCGGTGGACACCGCCTACACGGGCACCGAGGTCATCCGCCAGTACGACGGGTGGGCTGACTGGCCGGACGACACCCGCAACCTGCTCGCAGTCGCCAATGCGTTGGCCGGAATGTTCTCCATCCACACCAACTACCGCAACGTCGACCTCAACGACCCGAACAACGTGAGGTACACACCGGACGTGGCCGGGCAGCCGGGCAATGTCACGTATGTCTGGGTGCCGACGAAGACACTGCCGCTGGTCGCCTGGGCCGGACCACTGGCCCCGGCGCTGGACAAGAAACTGCGCCCGATCATCGAGAAGGCCTACCACCGGCCGGTCGACATACCCGATCCGCATGCGCCGGCCAGCGCGTCCAAGCGCACTGCCACCAAGGTCGCAAAACCGGACAGTAAGCCGAAACCGAAGTCGTCGACGGCGTCTTCGGCGCGCCGAAAGTAA
- a CDS encoding VOC family protein: protein MSEYAAPVGAPIWFDLMSSDPERAAEFYREIFGWELEGPAHPEFGGYQNFTRNGKRVAGLIPPMGEGPANIWSVYLHTTDGSATVAAAEAAGATVMVPPMAVGDLGSMMVVTDPAGAVIGFWQPGTHPGFTEWGEHGTPYWFECQSKDYDASLAFYRAVLGARIEEIGTGGAPDAIGPERYGQVFAGESAYSGIMDAAKLMPAEVPSFWQVYITVDDVAATAKQAESLGAQLLMPVEETPYGTLAAIKDPLGALICLGHPPAGM, encoded by the coding sequence GTGAGTGAGTACGCCGCCCCGGTCGGGGCGCCCATCTGGTTCGACCTGATGAGCAGCGATCCCGAGCGAGCAGCGGAGTTCTATCGGGAGATCTTCGGTTGGGAGCTCGAGGGACCGGCGCACCCGGAGTTCGGGGGTTATCAGAACTTCACCCGCAACGGTAAGCGGGTGGCCGGGCTGATCCCGCCGATGGGCGAGGGACCGGCGAACATCTGGTCGGTGTACCTGCACACCACCGACGGGAGCGCCACCGTCGCGGCGGCGGAGGCCGCGGGCGCGACGGTGATGGTGCCCCCGATGGCGGTCGGTGATCTGGGCTCGATGATGGTGGTGACCGATCCGGCCGGCGCGGTGATCGGATTCTGGCAGCCCGGAACACATCCCGGGTTCACCGAGTGGGGTGAGCACGGAACGCCGTACTGGTTCGAATGCCAGAGCAAGGACTACGACGCATCACTGGCGTTCTACCGCGCCGTGCTGGGCGCCCGGATCGAGGAAATCGGTACCGGTGGCGCCCCGGACGCCATCGGCCCGGAACGGTACGGCCAGGTATTCGCCGGGGAGAGTGCATATTCCGGAATCATGGACGCAGCCAAGCTGATGCCCGCTGAGGTGCCGTCGTTCTGGCAGGTGTACATCACCGTCGACGATGTGGCGGCGACGGCGAAGCAGGCCGAGTCACTCGGTGCGCAGCTGCTGATGCCCGTCGAGGAGACGCCGTACGGAACCTTGGCAGCGATCAAAGATCCCTTGGGCGCGCTTATCTGCCTCGGCCATCCGCCGGCTGGGATGTAA